The following are from one region of the Coffea eugenioides isolate CCC68of chromosome 2, Ceug_1.0, whole genome shotgun sequence genome:
- the LOC113762301 gene encoding probable inactive 2-oxoglutarate-dependent dioxygenase AOP2, producing the protein MDSPKLQKLPVINFGQENLQHGTKSWSLARNEVRHALEECGCFLAVYDAVSFKLRDSVFSALEKLFDLPVETKKKNTSDTLFFGYICDDRDPSIRENMGIENSTDIEEVKKFSKLMWPQGNDDNFSGIIHECANLLSELEQVVIRMVFESYGVEKLKCDSHIDSIMYVLRFNNYKAPGVDEKTVIAPPHTDKCLISILAPSQVNGLEVNLKDEQWIPVDFLPSSFVVMAGDALMAWSNDRIRPCLHRVQMNANARRSSVLMTSYHKGVVHIPQELIDEENPQRYKPFDHLEYHNFLKKELQTGQHVQFDAIKRYCGV; encoded by the exons ATGGATAGCCCAAAGTTGCAAAAACTTCCTGTCATCAACTTCGGCCAGGAGAATTTGCAGCATGGCACAAAAAGCTGGTCCTTGGCACGCAACGAAGTCCGCCACGCTCTTGAAGAGTGCGGTTGCTTTCTTGCTGTGTATGATGCAGTTTCTTTCAAGTTGAGGGATTCAGTATTTTCTGCGCTAGAAAAACTGTTCGATCTACCCgtggaaacaaaaaagaagaacaCTTCTGATACGCTTTTCTTTGGTTATATTTGCGACGACCGTGACCCATCTATTCGTGAGAACATGGGAATCGAAAATTCAACCGACATAGAAGAAGTCAAGAAATTCTCCAAGCTCATGTGGCCCCAAGGAAATGATGACAATTTCAG TGGGATCATCCATGAATGTGCAAATCTGTTGTCGGAGTTGGAACAAGTGGTGATTAGAATGGTTTTCGAAAGCTATGGGGTAGAGAAGCTGAAGTGTGATTCTCACATAGATTCAATCATGTACGTGCTTCGGTTCAACAACTACAAGGCGCCTGGAGTAGACGAGAAAACCGTGATTGCTCCCCCTCATACTGATAAGTGCCTCATCTCAATTCTTGCTCCGAGTCAAGTTAACGGATTGGAGGTAAACTTGAAGGATGAGCAGTGGATCCCTGTTGACTTCTTGCCTTCATCATTTGTTGTTATGGCAGGAGATGCATTAATG GCATGGAGCAACGACAGAATACGACCTTGTCTTCATCGAGTTCAAATGAACGCGAACGCAAGAAGATCCTCAGTGTTGATGACCTCTTACCACAAGGGGGTCGTGCACATTCCTCAGGAGTTAATTGATGAGGAAAATCCACAGCGCTATAAGCCATTTGATCACCTGGAATACCATAATTTCTTAAAGAAAGAATTGCAAACTGGGCAGCACGTTCAGTTTGACGCCATCAAGAGATATTGTGGCGTTTGA
- the LOC113759339 gene encoding 2-oxoglutarate-dependent dioxygenase AOP2-like, whose translation MAASQSPCKLPIIDLTKDNLKPGTSSWTATCDSVRHALEEYGCFLVVQDHVSAQFEKEVFDVVRELFDLPTETKSQHNLDMFVGYVGQLPHAPLHESMEIPNATTIDGVQAFTDLMWPSGNKRFCETMLTYAKSVAEVEQTVDRVVFASYGTMDHLESHIESSTYILRPLKYTPPEMHNNVDVGADVHTDKGFITMLHQNQVNALKVQARNGEWIDVDFSPASFLVLAGDAYQAWSNDRIHPPRHQVIMKENKERYCIALFAYNYGMVNVPEILIDEKHPLAFKPFDNFDLLRCFLSRTTDMSSSTAKAYCGINA comes from the exons ATGGCCGCTTCGCAGTCACCCTGCAAACTCCCCATCATAGATCTCACAAAAGACAACTTGAAACCAGGTACAAGTTCATGGACAGCGACTTGTGACTCAGTCCGCCATGCTCTCGAAGAATATGGCTGTTTTTTGGTAGTGCAGGATCATGTTTCTGCacaatttgaaaaggaagtctTTGATGTGGTGAGGGAATTGTTTGATCTTCCTACTGAAACAAAATCCCAACATAACCTCGACATGTTCGTAGGCTATGTTGGTCAACTTCCTCATGCTCCTCTCCACGAAAGCATGGAAATTCCCAATGCAACAACGATTGATGGAGTTCAAGCTTTCACAGATCTCATGTGGCCTTCAGGAAACAAGAGATTTTG TGAAACTATGCTAACTTATGCAAAGTCGGTGGCTGAAGTGGAACAAACAGTGGACAGGGTGGTATTCGCAAGCTACGGTACAATGGACCACTTGGAATCACATATTGAGTCTTCCACATATATCCTTCGACCACTAAAGTACACCCCACCAGAAATGCACAACAACGTTGATGTTGGCGCTGATGTTCATACTGACAAGGGCTTCATCACCATGCTTCATCAGAACCAAGTGAATGCCTTGAAGGTACAAGCAAGGAATGGGGAATGGATTGATGTGGACTTCTCACCAGCATCGTTTCTCGTCCTAGCAGGCGACGCCTACCAG GCATGGAGCAATGACAGAATTCACCCTCCAAGGCACCAAGTGATCAtgaaagaaaacaaggaaaggTACTGCATTGCCCTGTTTGCTTACAACTACGGGATGGTGAATGTACCGGAGATACTAATTGATGAAAAGCACCCTTTGGCATTTAAGCCATTTGATAATTTTGATTTACTCCGGTGCTTCTTATCACGTACGACTGACATGTCCTCCAGTACTGCTAAAGCCTATTGTGGCATTAACGCCTGA
- the LOC113761679 gene encoding probable 2-oxoglutarate-dependent dioxygenase AOP1 has protein sequence MDSVSNIRLPVINLTEEILRSGKDSWTEAGNTITRAFEEYGCFIAVHDKYPSEVSDSIFSELQDLFNLPLEIRVQNTSQTPLFGYYGPNPRLPLYESTSIEDATNLEAVQKFTNQMWPSKNNHFCELLHCYANQAAELDKMVSKLVFESYGVEKYHESHVGSVTYIVRFTKYRVPEQNETNVGVLPHTDKNFITILHQNDARGLEVQLKNGSWIPVDFPPSSVVIMAGDAFSVWSNGRVHSPFHRVTMKGKGRYSIAQFAYCKKLVEAPTELVDDEHPLLYKPFDNFGFLRFTSTDEGRKARNPLKAYCGV, from the exons ATGGATTCCGTTTCAAATATCAGGCTTCCGGTCATAAATTTGACGGAGGAAATCCTAAGATCTGGAAAAGATTCTTGGACCGAAGCGGGAAACACAATCACACGGGCATTTGAAGAGTATGGCTGTTTCATAGCTGTTCATGATAAGTATCCTTCAGAGGTTAGTGATTCCATATTCTCTGAGCTGCAAGATTTGTTTAACCTCCCGTTGGAGATTAGAGTCCAAAACACTTCTCAAACTCCCCTCTTTGGTTATTATGGGCCAAATCCCCGCCTGCCCCTCTACGAAAGCACGAGCATTGAAGATGCAACAAATCTTGAAGCAGTCCAGAAGTTCACAAATCAGATGTGGCCCTCCAAAAATAACCATTTCTG TGAACTGTTACACTGCTATGCAAATCAAGCAGCAGAATTAGATAAAATGGTGAGCAAATTGGTGTTTGAAAGTTATGGAGTGGAGAAGTACCACGAATCTCATGTGGGATCAGTGACTTACATTGTTAGATTCACAAAGTACAGAGTACCCGAACAGAATGAGACGAATGTCGGTGTTCTTCCTCATACTGACAAGAACTTCATAACCATACTTCATCAGAATGATGCCAGGGGTTTAGAAGTTCAGTTGAAGAACGGAAGCTGGATTCCTGTTGATTTTCCTCCTTCCTCCGTAGTAATCATGGCTGGAGACGCATTCTCG GTGTGGAGCAACGGTAGAGTGCATTCCCCATTTCATAGAGTAACTATGAAGGGAAAAGGAAGGTATTCGATTGCACAGTTTGCGTATTGCAAGAAATTGGTAGAGGCACCAACAGAGCTGGTTGACGATGAACACCCCTTATTATATAAGCCATTCGACAATTTTGGTTTTCTACGATTCACAAGCACAGATGAGGGTCGGAAAGCTCGAAATCCACTGAAGGCCTATTGTGGCGTCTAA
- the LOC113760536 gene encoding probable 2-oxoglutarate-dependent dioxygenase AOP1, whose translation MGIENSTDIEEVKKFSKLVWPQGNDDNFSGIIHECANLMSELEEVVIRMVYESYGVEKLKCDSHLDSNMHLLRFNRYISHGVDEKTVSSNAHTDKTFITILTESRENGLEVKLKDGQWIPVDFLPSSFVVMAGEAAMAWSNSRIQPCFHRVLTNANAKRLSLGLFSFNKGVIHIPQELIDDEHPQRFKSFDNLGLLDFFLEEKRMGLPTDSTTKKYCGL comes from the exons ATGGGAATCGAAAATTCAACCGACATAGAAGAAGTCAAGAAATTCTCTAAGCTCGTGTGGCCCCAAGGAAATGATGACAATTTCAG TGGGATTATCCATGAATGTGCAAATCTGATGTCGGAGTTGGAAGAAGTGGTGATTAGAATGGTTTACGAAAGCTATGGGGTAGAGAAGCTGAAGTGTGATTCTCACCTAGATTCAAACATGCACTTGCTTCGGTTCAACAGATATATATCGCATGGAGTTGACGAGAAAACCGTGAGTTCTAATGCTCATACTGATAAGACCTTCATCACAATTCTTACTGAGAGTCGAGAAAATGGATTGGAGGTAAAATTGAAGGATGGGCAATGGATCCCTGTTGATTTCTTGCCTTCATCATTTGTTGTTATGGCAGGAGAAGCAGCAATG GCATGGAGCAACAGCAGAATACAACCTTGTTTTCATCGAGTTTTAACGAACGCGAATGCAAAAAGATTGTCATTGGGGTTGTTCTCTTTCAATAAGGGGGTCATACACATCCCTCAGGAGTTGATTGATGATGAACATCCACAGCGCTTTAAGTCATTTGATAACCTGGGATTGCTCGATTTCTTTCTCGAAGAAAAGCGAATGGGCCTGCCAACTGATTCTACCACCAAGAAATATTGTGGTCTTTGA